One Proteinivorax tanatarense DNA segment encodes these proteins:
- a CDS encoding chemotaxis protein CheC — MFNNSIKPLQKDLLKELGNIGAGNAATAFSKLISNRVELNVPEVELVGFENAIEFVGEDSAVAAMYFRVEGALPGNMLLMLPLETVDFILQSLGNDETASWEELDSYSQSMLMEIGNILCGAYISAISDFTQKKMIPSVPAFAIDMAGAIINIPLAQLGDMGEKALLIKTTFNRDGIDFSGNFLFLPEPDALDELLRHFGVKQ, encoded by the coding sequence GTGTTTAATAATTCAATAAAACCCCTACAAAAAGATCTACTAAAAGAGCTTGGAAATATTGGTGCTGGTAATGCAGCTACAGCATTTTCAAAATTAATTTCTAACCGAGTGGAGTTAAATGTACCGGAAGTTGAGTTAGTTGGTTTTGAAAATGCAATTGAATTTGTAGGTGAAGATTCAGCAGTTGCTGCTATGTACTTTAGAGTAGAGGGAGCGTTGCCAGGAAATATGCTGTTGATGCTTCCCTTAGAAACTGTAGACTTTATCTTACAAAGTTTGGGCAATGATGAAACAGCTAGCTGGGAAGAATTAGATTCATACAGCCAATCAATGTTGATGGAGATTGGTAATATATTATGTGGTGCGTACATTTCTGCTATATCTGACTTTACTCAAAAGAAAATGATCCCTTCAGTGCCAGCTTTTGCAATTGATATGGCAGGTGCAATTATTAATATTCCTTTAGCACAGTTAGGTGACATGGGTGAAAAAGCTCTCCTTATTAAAACCACATTTAATAGGGATGGAATTGACTTTTCGGGAAACTTTTTATTCTTACCTGAACCTGATGCTTTAGATGAACTGTTGCGTCATTTTGGTGTTAAGCAATGA